TGGGTTTTGGAGCAAATGTGCATACCTGTGCTAGAAACCAAGATGATCTTGATAAGTGCTTGAAGCAATGGAATGATTCGGGGTTTGAGGTTACTGGGTCAGTTTGTGATGTGTCGGTTCCACAGCAGAGGGAGGCTCTCATGGAGTCTGTGTCCTCTGTCTTCCATGGGAAACTAAACATCCTTGTAAGCTCATCaccttcttctctctttcttttgttgttttatgtTCATAATCATAATTCATGTGTTCTTGTTTTTCTGCTATCAAGGGTCAAAATATTGTATTTGTCATTGTCTtgttttgaagaaaaaaattcagtGTGTTTGGATAACAGTTGAGTGAGTGAGTTAACATAGCATAAGCTTGTGACCTCTAGAATGCTGATAAATGGGGATCGTTTAGAATTTTGTTCAAGATTGCGTTGAGATTTATTGTGGATTAGTAACCTTCTTTATGTAGATATATTAACCTGAGTAATTGATGTGTAGGTAAACAATGTAGGGACAAATATTCGGAAACCAATTATAGACTTCACAACTGCAGAGTTTTCCCGTCTTATGGATACCAATTTAGGATCAACCTTTCACATGTGCCAACTTGCATATCCACTTCTGAAAGCATCAGGAGTGGGAAGTGTTGTATTTATCTCGTCTGTTTCTGCTTTTGTCTCCCTGAAGTCCATGTCTGTTCAAGGAGCAACAAAAGGTAATTCTGCTTTACATATACAGTGATGTATATGAGTTTATTAAATTTTGAAGATGCCTGTTTTCTGGTTTATAGGGGCAATTAATCTACTTACGAAAAATTTAGCTTGCGAGTGGGCAAAAGATAATATTAGGAGTAATGCAGTTGCGCCTTGGTACATCAAAACATCAATGGTTGAGCAAgtaattttctttctctttttatacTGTTACCATGAGTTAGAATCAACTACCTGTGACACTGATTAGTTCCTTGGTATAGTTAATTAGTTATATCAAAATTGTTTTGAAAATTGGTTGGATGCATGAAAAAATCATTTCCAGAACAGAACAACTATGAAATTGCAAGGACAAACACGAATTCCAAATTTTTATAGTCTTCCATTCCCTTCATAAGTTTCTATTTCAAGCTTTAACACACCATCTTTGATATAACATCTAGGTAGATTTATGCAGTCAATCTTCTTCCTTTCTAAGTGCCATCTTAGGTAGATTGCAGCAAATATATTGTTTGGTGAAGCAAGAACCTAGAATTTATCTGGAATCTTATCCTTGGGAACAGTAACTTTTCAGTAAGCATGACCTTGAAATCTCAATGATAAATCTACATTTAACCTCTGGCTTCTGTTTGACCAAACAAATTTACATGACATCGTAGTGTTGGAATGCTCATAATGAGCTACTTACAAGCTTATTCTAATAAGCCTATGAATAAGTGCTTAATGAAGCTGTTTTACTCAAATGCGTCTTATGTCCTTTATCTTTCCCAATTAAAGTTCTAGGGTTGGAATGCACACAAGTCAAATCCTCTACCATTTTAGTTTCCATTTTGTTCCTCTTCAAAGTTCCAACTAGTGAATAAAAGAGTATGTACTCCAATTCTTCTCACAACATGATAGAGAACAAGATTGTACAAGAAGCACGAGGGCAAGTTTTTGGATTTGTGTCTCAAATATATCGAAGCATATCCCAAAGGTATGGACAATAGTTTCCCTGTACGAAATAGAAGATTTGGAGGGTGCTCCTTGGATACATATCTAGAAATCTTACATGTATTTCAGTGTCGGATACGGGTACAGCATCTAGGCTTCATAGTAGATTACTACTGTCTTCCAAATATCCAATGAAATGATTTTGAAAGTTAGACATTTTATGATCCCATGATTGGAGCATTCAGGATTGTGATCTGTAATATAAAATGATTTAAGTTATTGGAGATACAACTAGTTCTATTGACTAGTATAATGGTATCTTTGATATAACATCTAGGTAGATTTATGCAGTCAATCTTCTTCCTTTCTAAGTGC
This portion of the Lotus japonicus ecotype B-129 chromosome 3, LjGifu_v1.2 genome encodes:
- the LOC130747281 gene encoding tropinone reductase homolog At5g06060-like, with the protein product MHHACLFGVPNPATTLPLLSSFTASGSGSPTTTSFKLSTTSHKRPTSTRCQPMLHSDPKTTPTQDRWSLRGMTALVTGGTRGIGYAIVEELMGFGANVHTCARNQDDLDKCLKQWNDSGFEVTGSVCDVSVPQQREALMESVSSVFHGKLNILVNNVGTNIRKPIIDFTTAEFSRLMDTNLGSTFHMCQLAYPLLKASGVGSVVFISSVSAFVSLKSMSVQGATKGAINLLTKNLACEWAKDNIRSNAVAPWYIKTSMVEQVLSNKDYLEEVYSRTPLRRLGDPAEVSSLVAFLCLPASSYITGQIICVDGGMSVNGFYPTHL